From a region of the Bombus terrestris chromosome 8, iyBomTerr1.2, whole genome shotgun sequence genome:
- the LOC100644563 gene encoding vacuolar protein sorting-associated protein 13 isoform X4, translating to MVFESIVTELLNKVLGEYIQNLDCTQLKLSLWGGDVVLKDLLIKESALDILDLPIRLEYGRLGKLILKIPFKDMWNGQIDAIVEELFILVVPSSQVAYDAEKEARIQLEAKHAELARVEKKKQLADIKSQEKLDDSMIEKLIARMIKNIHIEIKKIHVRYEDHISYKDHPFSVGFTLSTFTLESCTDSWQTTGNLKDMYAIPQIYKLCTLDGLAVYLNTTLEQFSNTKSDYLNLFHNGIATIDYNPPGYQYLLGPINVNAKLKLNPKPETDGSNYTIPKVWLDMEMQKLRIGLARKQYQTIVQLGEGLDQAQKAAPFRKYRPNLTSYRGHYKEWWKFAYVCVLEEEVRRKRRNWDWNHMKEHRDMCRSYADSYQTKLTTKKVTQEIVDHLTQCERKLDIFNLVIIRQKIEMEVERMAEREKNLKAKRGWFGFLWSSTQTEETQELNSAAAIMRKFEQAMTPQEKEKLYRAIDYQENSAPAHYPETYEMIDTRFLLHELQIIILDTDKEYPCILDLQLHSVEAGFKSRPSANAILVTASINEMKLLGTKQDEHIPSLFNSHQHGADNVLISVSYEKNPLDKLCGDRIIVKSKSVDIIYDAQTVIEIVNLFKVQNSSTLNNLQAAAAVQLEGLKEMSALGLEHAIQKHSVLDIQVNMQASQLIIPHDGFYDSTKSLLVVNLGSLQIHSLEKPKGDDKTNVSVKQLISMGKTEEDVLLHLREHSYDKFVLKIVDFQVLVSLPGEEWRTVLSNVDDSMTLLHPTTLEIQFHKCLVTDDPLLPKLRLIGQLPSVVVNITDIRLLQALSIAQSIPQPKEEPTDLQKSSMSKSVSQLSLLKDITTTIAEKKKEEDSTVTSVKQTIDMEMKFEMKEFAIQVSSQKGNEIIPFVKFEVLQLEAEMLQRTYDQEISLRLGGVQVKQHYNQREIFMITTPMLSGRHEYLITVQYINVNKRSPEFKTKHGSVLQLLKLEFTTLNVLLHQEALINLLQFISYVQDQMNVIANSKLEKEPRIRPRPSHLVSIQEETSTFLREQIQKQKLRSTTRRRRTMMEHVDLKVQAKVGTICMKITSDCREITAFYIDGITAGFIMKASYSQANVNLSSISIKDLNEASGYKDIVSVTEDTESLQIQAIMYNIEPSDIDKNNMSITVVMGCYRIVFLNMFVTSIMSFLNNFQTAQQAIKDASAAAAEAAKTNIKDVKESAARIGLAVKIKAPVIYVPMHSKSDHCLTLDMGNLTICNVFKKLEVTNDAGDCPIVDEMRIELQNLKLSRVRLNMEKFAIENEILLLEPVSFTLLIKRNLSTAWFTSIPDIDMSGRLNKINILISKEDYATALKVLEKNLSETVEDTKLTASVSQSEKKLEVEVLQHRQSDRFARATAEDAEDPNSQEQVHTHTSIKFEFVMDSLMITLFTGGSKMLQSQSSLLHLPENGLAKFCLTHFALKGRIFADGLMATSILLMNCTLDDIRQNRQGSLTRIMERTTAVPSMDDIEKESKPVRSMLDMTIRQSSNDMFVDIRVFSFSIIVSLDYLMKVKDFFTTDEPSTNKTVQPKNYNESAVKKKQTVSSTKKMFTVNIHIEKPDIILLEDMDDINSNCIILNTELLLKVRMMDEHQVIAGTIKDLSILAGIYNTAKRSDWIYQVLRPCSISVAGSTPEGKGLHIDICCTDIHLSVSPGVIEILNKVVHTATKTQEQDQEVIITERNYEGLWVVTPFEENDFWFLKTEVGVEAIEDIVYSDDEDSTVYKPELAIISAPTILLTLEAGIGNKTLPMLLLHIGFESNISDWSTKTMNMEYTMSVVMAYYNSCLALWEPLIEPIEGIRNEKRVSTPWELKVKIQFNDVSPDSRGASAASPTSESETEELHQIPKMSIDIISTENLEITMTKTCLDVLQQLGNAFSSAMEASGKGAAKSVAPYVLKNETGLAIVLDLERSHFKVFNDGSKFTSNNTDSYMEVILESGASVQLAPRTTKTEIPLLDQLKIETIKEKDDDKFIISFKEINRTLAVPVLRADKRFFSLKYRKDGSEEWGIVSDVIVDEGSTIVTLRSILQVHNHFSQPISVYYMTKRGNEVECVGTVAPDSKLNLPLDTVYTPTNVYGLFFSVEGYMVSLEQFIWKDLQKTVSMTKLLKCEARVRQEAVEPFYIKVVGEMEQVYFESTSRHTIASTIYNVHLYPAVYLKNFLPIDIIVCLPGSVQEKLLEAGTSYQIPTIDPGKSYIIIKLPNYLEKDWSCKGEILANPPEFSVWSFESFDSAQKVIMDLGMHTSYKHGSIIMALYCPFWMLNKTGLMLSYRKSSKGGKEHSSPIKNLVCVKPHQSRTEYKRKKARLSGEDHLNVLYHPENFKGPILFSFRSKVFFGKKKAMIRVENGEWSDKFPIDVAGSEGVVICKYNGQIYQIGVHNQLTYNSLTKQITFTPYYVLINNSDYLIECQEGNRPADPMIKVPARECAAYWPRSDHEQKTLSARIAGNPEKTAPFIYTENHTTLLKLNNKYGGINVDIQISEGGVYISLSAYTHGNAPALIINHTPHTINFWEKGSLNVRSVQSYNRMFYTWEHPAGPRKLVWEDNNKKEIEETLRKDTLGGFQLPDLEEEVYYVSFLDGTQRVLLFTTNMKVAEDCELAGDFEPIEQEITISIHGVGFSLVNNIMRTELLYLCIASSGIMWETRKSVNHRWRNLDTREVMVIEEGYQKYIRELQMDRSPIQKVILEPKLEVDYLNMEMLKPHRRCLRRTFQTGLWLQYRTSVHQVQLHAKINRLQIDNQLTDCVFPVILAPVPPPKSVTASTVMKPFAELSMVKRLLEHSNVQQFRYFKVLIQEFHVKVDIIFINAIVGLFEANEMNDAEESKLFKLDMELVDEPLMYHVSLITTAEQKNFFDLLHFSPLKIHISFSMSGSGSGPSALPQVLNVLLQGIGVTLTDINDIVFKLAYFEREYIFMTNKQLISEATTHYVGQAIKQVYVLVLGLDVIGNPYGLVVGTMKGIEDLFYEPFQGAIQGPGEFAEGLLLGMRSMLGHTVGGMAGAVSKITGAMGKGIAALTFDKDYQRKRQEQLNKQPANLQEGLARSGKGLIMGVVDGVTGVVMKPISGAKEEGVEGFFKGFGKGMVGLVTRPTAGVIDFASGSFGAVKRATELNEEVKKVRPSRFLQLDCLVRPYVRDEAEGHKILCELEKGKYANTDIYFYHMYINKDVLLLTDKRIAYLEHSDLFGGWRVHWTHAWQEMSEQPKIVDKGVQIFIKDSSKKKKLGLFGSTDQSKIILIPDYNIRQLLCDKMQQQINQYEL from the exons ATGGTTTTTGAGTCGATTGTTACCGAGCTCCTGAACAAGGTGTTGGGAGAGTATATTCAAAATTTGGATTGCACGCAATTAAAACTGAGCTTATGGGGAG gTGATGTAGTGTTAAAAGActtattaataaaagaaagtgcATTAGATATATTGGATCTACCTATTCGATTGGAATATGGAAGATTAG GAAaacttatattaaaaataccatTCAAAGATATGTGGAATGGACAAATTGATGCAATAGTTGAGGAACTATTTATACTTGTAGTACCTTCAAGTCAGGTTGCTTATGATGCAGAAAAAGAAGCAAGAATACAACTTGAAGCAAAACATGCAGAACTTGCAAGagttgaaaaaaagaaacaattagcAGATATCAAAT CACAAGAAAAACTAGATGATTCAATGATTGAAAAACTCATTGCCCGTATGATAAAGAATATTCACATTGAAATCAAAAAGATACACGTGAGATATGAAGATCATATCTCATACAAAGACCATCCTTTTTCAGTTGGTTTTACATTGAGTACATTTACCTTAGAAAGTTGTACAGATTCTTGGCAAACAACTGGTAACTTAAAAGATATGTATGCTATTCCACAAATTTACAAG TTATGTACACTAGATGGTTTGGCAGTGTATCTCAATACAACTCTAGAACAGTTTAGTAATACAAAAtcagattatttaaatttatttcataatggAATTGCAACCATAGATTATAATCCACCTGGTTATCAATACT TATTAGGTCCAATCAATGTCaatgcaaaattaaaattaaatccaAAGCCAGAAACAGATGGAAGTAACTACACGATTCCCAAGGTATGGTTAGACATGGAAATGCAAAAATTAAGAATAGGATTAGCAAGGAAACAATATCAAACCATCGTTCAATTAGGGGAGGGTTTAGATCAAGCTCAGAAAGCTGCACCATTTAGAAAGTATAGACCAAATTTAACATCATATAGAGGACATTATAAAGAATG GTGGAAGTTTGCATATGTTTGTGTCTTAGAAGAAGAAGTACGTAGAAAACGTAGAAATTGGGATTGGAATCATATGAAAGAGCATCGAGATATGTGTCGCTCTTATGCTGACAGTTATCAAACAAAATTAACGACCAAAAAAGTCACACAAGAAATAGTAGATCATCTTACTCAGTGTGAAAGAAAATTGGACATTTTTAATTTAGTCATTATTAGGCAAAAGATAGAAATGGAA GTAGAAAGAATGgctgaaagagaaaaaaatctAAAAGCGAAACGCGGTTGGTTCGGTTTCTTGTGGTCCAGTACACAAACAGAGGAAACACAAGAATTGAACTCTGCAGCTGCTATAA tgCGGAAATTCGAGCAGGCAATGACACcacaagagaaagaaaagttaTATAGAGCGATTGACTATCAAGAAAATAGTGCACCAGCTCATTATCCCGAAACATATGAAATGATCGACACGCGATTTCTTTTACATGAgctacaaattataattttagataCAGATAAAGAGTATCCTTGTATTTTGGATCTTCAACTTCATAGTGTTGAGGCTGGTTTCAAATCGAGACCATCTGCTAATGCTATTTT AGTTACAGCATCAATTAATGAGATGAAATTATTAGGAACGAAACAAGATGAACATATTCCTTCACTTTTTAATTCCCATCAGCATGGCGCAGATAATGTTTTAATATCAGTGTCATATGAAAAGAATCCTCTCGATAAATTATGTGGTGATCGTATAATAGTAAAATCGAAATCTGTGGATATTATTTACGATGCACAGACTGTGATAGAAATAGTTAACTTGTTTAAAGTACAAAATTCATCGACTTTGAACAA TCTTCAAGCAGCTGCTGCCGTACAATTAGAAGGTTTGAAAGAAATGTCGGCTTTAGGTTTGGAGCATGCTATTCAAAAGCATTCAGTATTAGACATACAG GTTAATATGCAAGCTTCTCAGTTAATCATACCACATGATGGATTTTATGATAGTACGAAATCATTATTAGTTGTAAATCTTGGTAGCTTGCAAATACATTCTTTGGAAAAACCAAAGGGCGATGATAAGACAAATGTATCTGTTAAACAATTAATCAGCATGGGTAAAACTGAAGAAGATGTGCTATTGCATCTTAGAGAACATAGTTatgataaatttgttttaaagaTAGTCGATTTTCAA GTATTAGTTTCATTGCCTGGTGAAGAATGGCGCACAGTATTATCAAATGTGGATGATTCTATGACATTATTACACCCAACAACGCTTGAAATCCAATTTCACAAATGTTTAGTAACGGATGATCCATTACTTCCAAAATTAAGGTTGATAGGCCAATTACCATCAGTTGTTGTTAATATAACAG atATTCGTTTATTGCAAGCTCTTTCTATTGCTCAGAGCATACCGCAGCCAAAAGAGGAACCAACAGATCTCCAGAAGTCATCTAtg agtAAATCTGTTTCACAATTATCTTTGCTGAAAGATATAACTACCACCATTgctgagaagaagaaagaagaagattctACTGTAACTTCAGTTAAACAAACGATTGATatggaaatgaaatttgaaatgaaag aatttgcAATACAAGTTTCATCCCAAAAGGGTAATGAAATAATACCATTTGTGAAGTTCGAGGTACTACAGTTAGAAGCAGAGATGTTACAACGGACTTATGATCAAGAGATATCATTAAGATTAGGTGGAGTTCAAGTCAAGCAACATTACAAtcaaagagaaatatttatgaTAACCACTCCAATGTTATCAGGTAGACATGAATATTTGATAACAGTACAGTATATAAAT gtAAATAAGCGATCTCCTGAATTTAAGACGAAACATGGATCTGTTCTTCAATTACTAAAATTAGAATTTACAACATTGAATGTTTTATTACATCAAGAAGCTCTTATAAATCTTCTTCAATTTATATCATATGTGCAG GATCAAATGAATGTCATAGCAAATAGTAAACTTGAAAAAGAGCCTCGCATACGTCCACGACCTTCTCATTTGGTTTCCATTCAAGAAGAAACTTCTACATTTTTAAGAGAACAAATTCAAAAGCAAAAACTTAGGTCAACGACAC GACGGAGAAGAACAATGATGGAGCATGTAGATCTAAAAGTTCAAGCAAAAGTTGGGACTATTTGTATGAAGATAACTAGCGATTGTAGAGAAATTACTGCATTTTATATCGACGGTATCACTGCCGGATTTATAATGAAAGCTTCCTATTCTCAAGCAAATGTTAATTTATCTTCTATTAGCATTAAAGATCTTAACGAAGCGTCAGGTTATAAGGAT ATTGTATCAGTGACAGAAGATACTGAATCCTTACAAATCCAagctataatgtataatattgagCCGTCAGacattgataaaaataatatgtcTATCACAGTTGTTATGGGCTGTTATCGTATTGTCTTTTTGAATATGTTTGTTACTAGTATAATG agctttttaaacaattttcaaacGGCTCAACAAGCCATAAAGGATGCATCAGCAGCAGCTGCAGAAGCCGCGAAGACAAATATTAAAGACGTTAAAGAAAGCGCGGCACGTATTGGTCTTGCAGTAAAAATTAAA GCTCCAGTTATATATGTACCAATGCATTCGAAAAGCGATCATTGTTTAACACTAGATATGGGTAACCTTACTATATGTAATGTTTTTAAGAAGTTAGAAGTTACAAATGATGCTGGAGATTGTCCTATTGTCGATGAAATGAGAATCGAGCTACAAAATTTAAAGTTATCCCG cGTAAGACTAAATATGGAGAAGTTCGCGATTGAAAACGAAATATTGCTGTTAGAACCAGTTAGTTTTACATTACTCATTAAACGTAATTTATCTACTGCTTGGTTTACATCTATACCTGATATTGACATGTCGGGTAgactaaataaaattaatatattaataagtaaagAGGACTATGCGACTGCATTGAAAGTATTAGAAAAAAATTTAAGTGAAACAGTTGAAGATACAAAGCTCACGGCAAGTGTTAGTCAATCCGAAAAGAAACTTGAAGTAGAAGTTTTACAACATCGACAAAGTg ATAGGTTTGCAAGAGCTACTGCAGAAGATGCAGAAGATCCAAATTCACAAGAGCAAGTACATACACACACGTCCATCAAATTTGAGTTTGTTATGGACAGTCTTATGATTACTTTATTTACGGGAGGTTCAAAAATg CTGCAATCACAAAGTTCTCTGCTTCATTTACCGGAGAATGGATTAGCGAAATTTTGTTTAACCCATTTCGCGTTAAAAGGTCGAATATTTGCCGATGGATTAATGGCAACTTCAATTCTTCTTATGAACTGTACTTTGGACGACATACGTCAAAATAGACAAGGTTCTCTTACAAGAATCATGGAAAGAACTACGGCAGTGCCTTCTATGGATGATATAGAAAAAGAATCCAAACCTGTTCGCAGTATGTTAGATATGACTATTAGACAAAGTTCAAATGACATGTTTG TTGATATTCGAGTCTTTTCATTTAGTATTATTGTGTCACTTGACTATTTAATGAAAGTGAAAGATTTTTTCACTACTGATGAACCATCGACAAATAAAACAGTGCAACCAAAGAATTATAACGAATCAGcagttaaaaagaaacaaactgtATCATCAACCAAAAAAATGTTTACGGttaatatacatattgaaaAACCCGATATTATTTTGTTAGAGGACATGGATGACATAAATTCCAATTGTATCATATTAAAT ACTGAACTACTGTTGAAAGTACGTATGATGGATGAACATCAAGTAATAGCTGGCACCATAAAAGATTTATCGATTCTAGCTGGTATATATAATACCGCGAAGAGAAGTGATTGGATATATCAG GTGCTAAGACCATGCAGTATAAGTGTAGCAGGTTCTACGCCAGAAGGAAAAGGACTTCACATTGATATTTGTTGCACAGACATTCACTTATCAGTTTCCCCAG GTGTCATAGAAATATTGAATAAAGTAGTTCATACTGCTACAAAGACACAAGAGCAAGATCAGGAAGTTATTATTACTGAGCGAAATTATGAAGGATTATGGGTTGTCACtccatttgaagaaaatgatTTTTGGTTTTTAAAAAcag AAGTAGGAGTAGAAGCCATAGAAGATATTGTATATTCTGATGATGAAGATTCTACAGTTTATAAGCCAGAATTAGCAATAATCTCTGCACCAACAATTTTACTCACATTAGAAGCAGGCATTGGTAATAAAACATTGCCAATGCTTCTACTTCATATTGGCTTTGAAAGCAACATTAGTGATTGGAGTACAAAAACT ATGAACATGGAGTATACAATGTCGGTAGTTATGGCATATTATAATAGCTGTCTAGCATTGTGGGAACCATTAATTGAACCAATAGAGGGGATCAGAAATGAAAAGCGGGTTTCTACACCTTGGGAACTAAAAGTTAAA ATTCAATTTAATGATGTATCACCGGATTCTAGAGGCGCAAGTGCGGCCAGTCCTACATCAGAGAGTGAAACAGAAGAATTGCATCAGATTCCCAAAATGTCTATTGATATAATATCAACT gaaaatttggaaataaccaTGACTAAAACATGTCTCGACGTATTACAACAACTCGGTAATGCATTTTCATCTGCCATGGAAGCTAGTGGGAAAGGAGCGGCTAAAAGTGTAGCACCATATGTACTTAAGAATGAAACTGGTTTAGCGATAGTTTTAGATTTGGAGCGCAGTCACTTCAAG gtTTTTAATGATGGATCCAAatttacaagtaataacacagaTTCGTATATGGAAGTAATTCTTGAATCTGGTGCATCAGTACAGTTAGCTCCGAGGACAACAAAAACTGAGATACCACTGCTTGatcaattgaaaattgaaacaattaaagaaaaagacGATGATAAGTTTATTATTTCG tttaaagaaattaatagaaCTTTGGCTGTACCCGTGTTAAGAGCTGATAAAAGATTCTTTTCACTGAAATATCGAAAGGACGGTTCTGAAGAATGGGGTATTGTTTCTGATGTTATAGTAGATGAAGGAAGTACTATTGTTACTCTTAGAAGTATTCTACAG GTACACAATCATTTTAGTCAACCAATATCTGTATATTATATGACTAAGCGTGGAAATGAAGTTGAATGTGTGGGAACTGTTGCTCCAGATAGTAAATTAAATCTTCCACTAGACACTGTATATACACCAACAAATGTTTATGGGCTATTTTTCAGTGTTGAAGG atATATGGTTTCGCTAGAACAATTTATCTGGAAAGATTTACAAAAAACAGTTAGTATGACAAAACTGTTAAAATGCGAAGCTCGAGTGAGGCAAGAAGCTGTAGAACCATTTTACATAAAG GTTGTTGGTGAAATGGAACAAGTTTATTTTGAGAGTACTAGTCGACATACTATAGCAAGTACAATCTATAATGTTCATTTATACCCAGCTGtatatttgaagaattttttgCCTATCGATATTATTGTATGTTTACCTGGAAGTGTACAAGAAAAACTTCTAGAAGCTGGCACATCTTATCAGATTCCTACAATTGACCCAGGAAAATCTTATATAATCATAAAA TTAccaaattatttagaaaaagatTGGTCATGTAAAGGTGAGATACTTGCGAATCCACCAGAATTTTCTGTATGGTCTTTTGAATCTTTTGATAGTGCACAAAAAGTTATAATGGATTTGGGAATGCATACATCATACAAACATGGTTCTATCATTATGGCTTTATATTGTCCATTTTGGATGTTAAATAAAACAGGCTTGATGTTGTCTTATCGG AAATCAAGTAAGGGTGGCAAAGAACACTCAAGTCCAATCAAG AATTTGGTTTGTGTGAAACCTCATCAATCACGTACAGAATACAAGAGGAAGAAAGCACGTTTG agTGGAGAAGATCATCTAAATGTGCTTTATCATCCAGAGAATTTTAAGGGACCAATATTGTTCTCATTTCGCTCCAAAGTGTTCTTTGGTAAAAAGAAAGCAATGATCAGAGTCGAGAATGGTGAATGGTCAGATAAATTTCCAATAGATGTTGCAGGAAGTGAGGGAGTAgtcatttgtaaatataatgGCCAAATATATCAA ATTGGAGTTCACAATCAATTAACTTATAATTCTTTGACAAAACAAATTACATTTACTCCATATTATGTACTGATAAATAACTCTGATTATCTCATTGAATGCCAAGAAGGTAATAGGCCAGCTGATCCTATGATCAAG GTACCTGCCAGAGAATGTGCAGCTTATTGGCCTCGTTCTGATCATGAACAAAAAACTCTAAGTGCTAGAATCGCAGGTAACCCTGAAAAAACTGCACCATTTATTTACACAGAGAACCATACGActttgttaaaattaaataataag TATGGAGGAATTAATGTAGATATACAAATAAGTGAAGGTGGAGTCTACATTTCTTTATCTGCATACACTCATGGAAATGCCCCAGCTTTAATTATTAATCACACTCCACATACAATCAATTTCTGGGAAAAAGGTTCACTAAATGTCAG ATCCGTACAGTCATACAATAGAATGTTTTACACTTGGGAACATCCTGCAGGTCCACGGAAATTAGTCTGGGAAgacaacaataaaaaagaaattgaagaaactCTTCGAaag gacACTTTAGGAGGTTTTCAATTGCCAGATCTAGAAGAAGAAGTATACTATGTATCATTTTTAGATGGTACACAACGAGTACTTCTATTTACAACAAATATGAAAGTTGCAGAAGATTGTGAACTAGCAGGTGATTTTGAACCTATAGAACAGGAAATAACAATAAGTATTCACGGAGTTGGCTTCTCACTCGTTAACAACATCATGAGAACTGAATTGTTATATTTGTGTATAGCTAG ttCTGGAATTATGTGGGAAACGCGCAAATCTGTTAATCATCGTTGGCGCAATCTTGACACAAGAGAGGTAATGGTTATAGAAGAaggctatcaaaaatatatacgtGAATTACAAATGGACAGAAGTCCAATACAGAAAGTAATACTTGAACCAAAATTAGAG gttgattatttaaatatggaAATGTTAAAACCACATCGTCGTTGTCTACGACGCACTTTTCAAACTGGTTTATGGTTGCAATACCGTACTTCAGTGCATCAAGTGCAGTTACACGCAAAGATCAACAGGCTGCAAATTGATAATCAACTTACAGACTGCGTTTTCCCAGTTATATTAGCTCCAGTTCCGCCACCAAAGAGTGTTACAGCGAGCACAG ttatGAAACCATTCGCTGAACTTAGTATGGTTAAACGGCTACTTGAACATAGTAATGTACAACAATTTCGGTACTTTAAGGTTCTTATACAAGAGTTTCATGTGAAAgtagatattatatttattaacgcGATCGTGGGACTGTTTGAAGCAAATGAAATGAACGATGCAGAAGAA agtaaattatttaaattggaCATGGAACTCGTTGATGAACCTCTGATGTATCACGTCAGTTTAATTACTACAGCCGAACAGAAGAATTTCTTTGATCTACTTCACTTTTCTCCCTTGAAG ATTCATATAAGTTTCTCAATGAGCGGTAGTGGTAGCGGGCCATCTGCACTACCTCAAGTATTAAATGTATTGTTACAAGGAATAGGTGTTACGTTAACTGACATTAATGATATTGTCTTCAA ATTAGCATATTTCGAAAGAGAGTACATTTTTATGACCAATAAACAGCTTATTTCCGAAGCAACAACACATTATGTAGGACAAGCAATTAAACAAGTTTACGTTCTCGTTCTGGGTCTCGATGTAATAGGCAATCCGTATGGCCTAGTAGTAGGTACTATGAAGGGCATTGAAGATTTGTTTTATGAACCTTTCCAAGGTGCCATACAAGGGCCTGGAGAATTTGCAGAAGGTTTGCTTCTTGGTATGAGGAGTATGTTAGGTCACACTGTTGGAGGAATGGCTGGAGCTGTTTCTAAAATTACTGGAGCTATGG gtaAAGGTATAGCTGCTTTAACGTTTGACAAAGACTATCAGAGAAAACGACAAGAACAGCTTAACAAACAGCCAGCCAACTTGCAAGAAGGTCTTGCTCGTAGTGGAAAGGGTTTGATAATG GGTGTTGTTGATGGTGTAACTGGTGTTGTGATGAAGCCCATATCGGGTGCCAAAGAAGAAGGTGTGGAAGGATTCTTTAAAGGATTTGGAAAAGGCATGGTTGGTCTTGTTACTCGACCAACTGCTGGAGTTATAGATTTTGCTAGTGGTTCATTTGGAGCAGTGAAACG TGCAACTGAGTTGAATGAAGAGGTAAAGAAAGTAAGACCATCTAGATTTTTACAACTAGACTGCTTGGTTAGACCATATGTCAGAGATGAAGCTGAGGGACATAAAATCTTATGt GaattagaaaaaggaaaatatgcgAATACTGATATCTATTTTTATCACATGTACATTAACAAAGATGTATTATTGCTTACTGATAAGAGAATAGCATACTTAGAACATAGTGATTTATTTGGCGGATGGCGG GTGCATTGGACCCACGCGTGGCAAGAGATGAGCGAACAACCGAAAATAGTTGATAAGGGAGTTCAGATATTTATCAAAGATTCCagtaagaagaagaaattagGATTATTTGGTAGTACAGATcaatcaaaaataattttaatacctGATTATAATATTAGACAG CTTCTATGCGATAAAATGCAACAACAAATTAATCAGTACGAGTTGTAA